From the genome of Nicotiana sylvestris chromosome 2, ASM39365v2, whole genome shotgun sequence, one region includes:
- the LOC104234600 gene encoding uncharacterized protein isoform X2 translates to MADEPALTRWSFPDFKLFYDMKFGRKKAPATENGDAVQNGNSLTVTANGNGHVRNTAELSIYEQYNQVNGGAAHSNGVQSVGVVGKPQRSLLPPFESAEMRALGESLSRDILRGNPDVKWESIKGLETAKRLLKEAVVMPIKYPKYFKGLLTPWKGILLFGPPGTGKTMLAKAVATECNTTFFNISASSVVSKWRGDSEKLIKVLFELARHHAPSTIFLDEIDAIISQRGEARSEHESSRRLKTELLIQMDGLNRTDELVFVLAATNLPWELDAAMLRRLEKRILVPLPEPEARCAMFEELLPSLPEEESLPYDLLVEKTEGFSGSDIRLLCKEAAMQPLRRLMAKLEEKEEVVPEDELPNVGPITVRDIEMALKNTRPSAHLHAPRYDKFNSDYGSQVLQ, encoded by the exons ATGGCCGACGAACCTGCGTTGACTCGCTGGTCCTTCCCG GATTTTAAGTTGTTTTATGATATGAAGTTTGGGAGGAAGAAGGCTCCTGCAACTGAGAATGGTGATGCTGTACAAAATGGAAATTCTTTGACGGTGACTGCAAATGGAAATGGACATGTGCGGAACACTGCAGAATTGTCCATTTACGAGCAATATAATCAG GTTAATGGAGGCGCAGCACACTCTAATGGAGTTCAGTCTGTCGGAGTAGTTGGAAAACC GCAAAGATCTCTACTTCCCCCTTTCGAGTCTGCAGAAATGCGTGCTTTAGGAGAAAGTTTAAGCAG GGATATTCTTCGTGGTAATCCAGATGTAAAGTGGGAGAGCATTAAAGGATTGGAGACTGCCAAGCGTCTACTAAAAGAAGCAGTTGTAATGCCGATTAAATATCCAAA GTACTTTAAAGGTCTTCTAACTCCATGGAAAGGTATCCTCCTTTTTGGCCCTCCAGGAACAGGAAAG ACGATGCTTGCGAAGGCAGTTGCAACTGAATGCAATACCACATTTTTCAATATCTCAGCATCATCAGTTGTCAGCAAATGGCGTG GTGATTCTGAGAAATTGATAAAAGTGTTATTCGAGCTCGCCAGGCATCATGCACCTTCAACTATCTTTCTAGATGAAATTGATGCAATTATCAGTCAACGTGGGGAAGCACGTAGTGAGCATGAATCTAGTAGGCGTTTAAAAACAGAACTGCTCATACAG ATGGACGGTTTGAATCGGACAGATGAACTTGTATTTGTTCTGGCAGCAACAAATCTTCCCTGGGAACTGGATGCAGCAATGCTCCGTCGTCTTGAGAAGCGG ATCCTTGTGCCCCTTCCGGAGCCAGAAGCAAGGTGCGCCATGTTTGAAGAATTACTACCATCACTGCCTGAAGAGGAGTCACTTCCATATGATTTATTGGTAGAAAAGACAGAAGGTTTTTCCGGTTCTGATATTCGGTTGTTGTGCAAGGAGGCTGCCATGCAACCATTAAGACGTTTAATGGCAAAActtgaagagaaagaagaagtggTGCCTGAGGATG AGTTGCCCAACGTTGGACCAATAACTGTGAGAGATATTGAGATGGCATTGAAGAACACTAGACCATCTGCACACCTTCATGCGCCGAGGTATGACAAGTTCAACTCGGATTATGGTAGCCAAGTGCTCCAGTGA
- the LOC104234600 gene encoding uncharacterized protein isoform X1 — protein MADEPALTRWSFPFGRKKAPATENGDAVQNGNSLTVTANGNGHVRNTAELSIYEQYNQVNGGAAHSNGVQSVGVVGKPQRSLLPPFESAEMRALGESLSRDILRGNPDVKWESIKGLETAKRLLKEAVVMPIKYPKYFKGLLTPWKGILLFGPPGTGKTMLAKAVATECNTTFFNISASSVVSKWRGDSEKLIKVLFELARHHAPSTIFLDEIDAIISQRGEARSEHESSRRLKTELLIQMDGLNRTDELVFVLAATNLPWELDAAMLRRLEKRILVPLPEPEARCAMFEELLPSLPEEESLPYDLLVEKTEGFSGSDIRLLCKEAAMQPLRRLMAKLEEKEEVVPEDELPNVGPITVRDIEMALKNTRPSAHLHAPRYDKFNSDYGSQVLQ, from the exons ATGGCCGACGAACCTGCGTTGACTCGCTGGTCCTTCCCG TTTGGGAGGAAGAAGGCTCCTGCAACTGAGAATGGTGATGCTGTACAAAATGGAAATTCTTTGACGGTGACTGCAAATGGAAATGGACATGTGCGGAACACTGCAGAATTGTCCATTTACGAGCAATATAATCAG GTTAATGGAGGCGCAGCACACTCTAATGGAGTTCAGTCTGTCGGAGTAGTTGGAAAACC GCAAAGATCTCTACTTCCCCCTTTCGAGTCTGCAGAAATGCGTGCTTTAGGAGAAAGTTTAAGCAG GGATATTCTTCGTGGTAATCCAGATGTAAAGTGGGAGAGCATTAAAGGATTGGAGACTGCCAAGCGTCTACTAAAAGAAGCAGTTGTAATGCCGATTAAATATCCAAA GTACTTTAAAGGTCTTCTAACTCCATGGAAAGGTATCCTCCTTTTTGGCCCTCCAGGAACAGGAAAG ACGATGCTTGCGAAGGCAGTTGCAACTGAATGCAATACCACATTTTTCAATATCTCAGCATCATCAGTTGTCAGCAAATGGCGTG GTGATTCTGAGAAATTGATAAAAGTGTTATTCGAGCTCGCCAGGCATCATGCACCTTCAACTATCTTTCTAGATGAAATTGATGCAATTATCAGTCAACGTGGGGAAGCACGTAGTGAGCATGAATCTAGTAGGCGTTTAAAAACAGAACTGCTCATACAG ATGGACGGTTTGAATCGGACAGATGAACTTGTATTTGTTCTGGCAGCAACAAATCTTCCCTGGGAACTGGATGCAGCAATGCTCCGTCGTCTTGAGAAGCGG ATCCTTGTGCCCCTTCCGGAGCCAGAAGCAAGGTGCGCCATGTTTGAAGAATTACTACCATCACTGCCTGAAGAGGAGTCACTTCCATATGATTTATTGGTAGAAAAGACAGAAGGTTTTTCCGGTTCTGATATTCGGTTGTTGTGCAAGGAGGCTGCCATGCAACCATTAAGACGTTTAATGGCAAAActtgaagagaaagaagaagtggTGCCTGAGGATG AGTTGCCCAACGTTGGACCAATAACTGTGAGAGATATTGAGATGGCATTGAAGAACACTAGACCATCTGCACACCTTCATGCGCCGAGGTATGACAAGTTCAACTCGGATTATGGTAGCCAAGTGCTCCAGTGA